The following nucleotide sequence is from Penicillium digitatum chromosome 5, complete sequence.
TTGGATCGTCATGATAGTGGAAGATCAAAATGAAGACCAGGGCTGGGTCTTCCAATCAGAGCGAGACGCCCATTGGCGTACCTTGCGTCCGCGGGTCATTGTGGGACAGGGCACCTATACAGTGTAGCAAGGGGAAATTCCAAAACATCTCATAATTCTACCTGTACGATTGAATCTGCCGTAGTAAGAGTACGAAGTGCAGAGTACGCAGATACTAGTCTTCGACATACAGCTCCACCTTTTCGGCATTCGAGCCCAGGGTCCACGGTCTAGACGGCAGGAGATCTGCTCTGAAATAATGTCAAGTGCCCAGATGTGTTGTGCCCAACCAAATGTCCAAGAACGCCACAACCACACAACCGTTCTTGATGAGAATATGGAAAAACGGAACCACAGCTCGTAACGCCTAGATATCAATAATTTGGCATCGCCCAGCCTCACAAACCATCAAGTAGTTCTTGGTTGGCTCGGCGGCCTTTAAATCTTGAAAAAGTGCATTTCGGGACTTGAGCCAGAAGGACTGATTTCTCACAAAGTCTTTCAAATGTGAGGGGCGAATGTCGACAATGGAAGTGACCACGATAGACGAGGACACAGCCACGCCGGCCTCGGCCCGGACTCGTTGCCGGATTAGGTCGAGTGCCGATACAGGCTCATCGTTCCGACTGGGGAGAGTGTCGCCACGTGGATTAGGGATCGAGGAGATATTAGCGGTGGAGAAGACACCCGTCACTGTGCGAGTACCAATCTGGAGGCCCACAATCACATCCAGCATTCCTACGAACAGGAAAGGATGCTGGATGATCTCCACCGCGAAAGTGTTGCACGTCTGCCGGGCCAAGGTCCGGTAACTCTCATCCTCGAGCAGAGCGGATAGACGCAGTAGATTACGCGCAATGACTCCGTTTACCGAAGGTGTTGCCGACTCGGTGCCTGTCTTCAGACGCAGGAGCGGTCCAGGCATGCCGGGGGTGATGACGGAAGGTGTACTGTAGTACCCGGTGGCGGTAGAGCCACTCTGTGCCAAAAAGTATTCATTGAGGTACTCTAGAATCATTAGGTTAGCTAGCAGATCCCGTTATAATCAAAGGGGCGGTTCTCACTTTGCAGTCGCTCGGCAAATTGAAGATAGCTGTCATCGTAGGTAGCGTCATACATGTCGAGTAGCCCGCTAGCCAAGTATGCGTAGTCGTCGGCAAACCCCGGGGTGTCTCCACGATTTCCACCGCGGTAAATACGCCATAGCTGTCCTGTGGTCTTGTCAAAAAGTTTGTCCTTAATGAAGCTAATTGCCCGTGCTGCCGCTTCACGACAGTACACCGCCTTGGAgctctcgatctcctcgaaCAAAACACTACACTTGGCAAGCGCACCGATCGCCAATCCATTCCAGGCAACGATAATTTTGTCATCCAGGTCCGGACGCCCGCGGGATCGTTCGCGGTAATCGTGCAACTTCTGCTTCGACGACTTGATGATCTTCACCACTTCCTCCTCGCTAAGACCGAAGTCTTTGGCGAGTTTGCTGGGCGTGGCACGGATGGACAACACGTTTTGGTTCATGAACTCATCATGCGGGTCGTACTCGGGTGGAACGTTGCCGTCGGGGAGAACACCCCAGTGTTTGGCGCAAACTGGAGCATCCCGAGGGCCGAGGACTGAAGTGAGTTCCTTCAGCGACCAGACATAGAAGGCGCCCTCCCGCTTTTCGGTGTCATTTGGATGAGGGTAACTGTCGGCATCTTCTGAAGAAAAGAACCCTCCGGTGGGCGACTGTATCGGGGCGCTCGTCAAGTAAGCAGCCAGATCATAGACAGCGCCCAGAAGTTCGGGGTCATGGGTGAGCCGGAAAGCATCCACGTAGACATCCAATAGCTGTGCCTGGTCATAAAGCATCTTCTCGAAATGGGGGAGACCCCAATCTGTCGTCACGCTATACCGTGCGAATCCGTGCCCGATGTGGTCCCGAATACCACCACGAGCCATATTCACTAGTGTTGTGACGGCCATCGCGGTTGCTTGTTCACATTCATCATGTCCTACAACATCCATGACCTGGGTCGGGTAGGCACCGAGCCGGAGTAAGAAGCTAAGATTGGACGGTGTAGGAAATTTGGGGGCACGGCCAAACCCGCCATTGACCGAGTCATATCGTGATGCAAAATGCTGATATGCTTCTTCCAGAAGCTCAATATCCATATCCTcatcattatcatcatcGCGATCGCCTTGCTGCGAGTGCGTCCCTTCCTCGGCAAACTCTCTCAATTGTTTGGTGATTTCTTTGGCGCTGTCGAGACAGCGTTGCTGTTGTGTCTGCCACACATCTCTAAGTTTTTCTAGAATCTCCACAAATCCGATTGCTTCGGGACCGGTGAATGTGGTTGAATTTGGGCCTTGCCAGTACGTGCCACCAAACACAGGCTCGAGGTCAGGAGTCAAGAACACGTTCAAGGGCCAGCCACCAGAACCCGTCGTGGCCTGGACATAATTCATGTAGATGTCGTCGATGTCTGGTCGCTCTTCGCGATCAACCTTGATGGGGACGAAGGATTCATTTAGAATCGAGGCCACCTCTGATGACATGAACGATTCTTTTTCCATGACATGGCACCCTAGACAAGATTAGAATCACAGTAACACTAGTGTAGTCGTTTTAACCTACAATGACATGCGGAGTAACCGATACTGAGAAAGATTAAACGATTGTGCTTCTTAGCAAGCTCCATAGCTTCTGCATCCCAAACTTGCCATGCTACCGGGTTGTTCATATGTGCCCGGACCTGTATTCGTGTAAGCATGTTGTAGTTTACCTCAAGGGAAGACATCTCTCACATAAGGTGATTTGCTTTGCTGCAAGCGATTGACCATTTTGGGGCTTGTGTCAGGTACTTCATGACGCGGGTGTGAGTGGTTGATTGAGGCGGCCATTGTGATTGGATTTTCAATACTTCTGCTGGTCGGAGACTAAACGCCCGTCAGTCTGAAGCCTAAGAGGGGTCACTGACGGGTTCCGGCGTACAATGCCTAGGTACCCAAGCTCAGAAACTACACCACGTGTGACAAAGTCTTGGTGGACGAAGATGGCTTGTGGTACAATTTATGTCTCTTGACTGGGGAAACAAATGGACCGGTTGGAGCGGGTTTGAGAGGGTTAGAGCGGGCTGGAGCGTGTCTTGAAGAATAAAGTTGCCAGCGCCATTTTAGGCGGGGGGAAGTCGAGGCGAAGGTCGAGCTCGCGGGAGATCGGCCCTGTGCGTCATGGCTGCATCAAGAATATCACGTGATTCGTTCTATACGGCCATGCTATACAGTTGCAGGCGCACTGAAAGTTGTGGACAGCACTATATACACAATTCTATATTGTATGATCTTGGGTTTATTGTACATGCCTTTGCTAGGTGTAAACATGCTCAAAAAATTATTGGGTATCACATCGTCTAATCATCCCCCATCAGCTCTGCCAACTCCGCCTCTTCCTCCGCCGTTAGTATTGATTCGGCTGGcttttcctcctcctcctccttctcctcttctgtGGACCTTTTCGCAAGTTCCACTGCCTGCTGAAGCTCATCGGGTTGAAGGGACCATTGGCGAATCGTCGCATCAATTCCTACGCTGACAATGGTTGACCCAACAAGCACAAGCCCAGTGACCTCTTCGAAGTGGCCAGAGAAAGTGTGATGGAGTGCTCCGGTCTATTTCAATTAGCATACACCCCATAGAGATActgaaaaagaaagaaatttACCGATCGGTTCCACACTCTAACTTCCTCGTCCCGACAGGCAGTCACAACCCACCCTCCCGTTTCATAGACGACAATATCCCGGACAAAGTCGGGATGCTCTAGGGTCAGATTCGCCTTCCATTCATCCTGTCGAACCAAGCATTTGGCAGTCTTGTCGGCCGAAGCAGTCCAGAGATCACCGTCATTATCAAAAAAAAGCTTGTAGACACTGGTGTCATGTGGAAGGAGAGGGTCAGTGGTACTACCCCCGCCAAAGATACTGAATTGGCGAATTTCCCGATCACTTCCTGCACTGAAGACGATCGGTTTGTCGGTCTCCGATTCCGGGTCAAGGGCAAGGTCCTGGATGCCGCGAGAGTGGCCCTTGAAGGTCTCTAACCGCTCACCACTTGCGATATTGAATACCAAGACTTGTGCATCAGCACCGCCGGAGATGAGCAGGTCATATCCCTGCAGTCTTGCGCTGGTGACTGATCGAACGAAGTCGGCATGGCCTTCATACTTCTGGCGTGGCTGGCCCGTGGTCGTGTCCCAGCTCCAGATAGCTTTGTCCCAGCACCCAGCAAACAGGAGCTTGCCATCAGGACTCAAACAAAGGCTAGTAATGGGTGACACAGGGCCTGTAAAAGCCCTAGCTGTTTCTCCTGTCTGTAGAAATGTAAGAATTTAAGACGGTCTCAGAATACGGGTGCGCTTACGGCAAGGATGATCCTTCTCACAGTACCAGTACTTTGCGCAACATAAATCGAGCCAGTATTCCAGGGGTCTGGATGAGCTGCCAGGATCTTGCCCTGTAGTCGAATAGGATTACCATTGGTGTTCTGGGACTTGGCATCCTTGCGCTCCTGCTCATCCAAAGATGCGCTGTTAGGGATGTCAGTCAACACCTTTCCAttcaaaaatcaaaggaTTTTTTTGACGCACGATGTCTGAAAGAAATGATCTCGGTTTGAAGATGTCGTCATCGTGTTTCAAGTCTCTTTAAAATCATGTCAAGTGTAAAAGCGGCTCTCATTTTCCCCATCAACTTCTCCCCCGCCAACTCCAGAATTGCTATCCGAGCTCACGCCGTCCACCGTAGCCCGCATCCTCCACAAAACCACAGAATTTGCGTTTCGTCTCCCTTCCTTTCTCTTCCTATCTCGTCTCTTTAAACCTCcccgttttctttttctttaaATCATTATCCCCTCGTTTATCCGCCCGGCGCGATATTGCGCACAGCTGCTATGGAGATGAATCACCTCATAGGGTCAGTCTGAACCTCTTCGGAGCCAAGGTGGCCGGGAGTTAACATCTGGCAGTCAGCGTTTCAACCTGATCTCGAAAAGTGACATTCGGTGAGCTTATCAGAATATCAATTGCCTTATCCACAATTAATTTTCTTTTAGCTATGTCGGCACTCTTCACGAAATCAACCCCGAAGCCTCCACAATAGCTCTTGAGAATGTCATGTCATTCGGCTCAGAAGGACGCCGTGGCAACCCCGCTGAGGAAGTGCCCCCATCCACCGGTGTCTACGAGTACATTGTCTTTCGAGGCAGTGATGTGAAGGACATCAGCATAGCTGGAGAGGACCAAAAGGATCCCGTACCGCAAGAAGTACCTCGGGTACCAGAAGATCCTGCCATCCTCGGGGTAAGTCGACCCACCATGTCATCCCGCGCAACAAACCACCGCCCATTGTTTCGGCACATTGATCAAGTGACGAAAAATTCTCGGATGTAAACTCACAGACCTGTTCTGAATGCGCAAACCCGTGTAGAGATTTCCGTTGCCTTCCTTCTGATGATCAATTCCCTGTCTTGGACTTGTTTTCTGTATCAATGCGCATACAGTGTGCTGACTGGCGCAAATAGGGCGTTCAACGACCGGCTCCTCCTCAAGGGCCTGACTCGGGACCTGCTCCACAGAATCTTCCTCCTCAAGGCCCCTCACATGGCCCCCCCCAGCTTCCCCAGGGAGCTGGCCCAAATCCTCCTGGTTACCCCCCGCAGCACCAATTCCAGCAAGGTTACTACCCTTCCTACGGACAGCGATTTGGACCACCTCCTCCATTCCCTCCCGGTCCCGGTTTCCCGCCATACGGTACTCCGCCCGGATGGTATCCCCCTCCAGGCCATGGATTCCCCCCTGGTCCAGGTCAATTCCAACCTCCGATGCCCATTGGCCCTGGTCAGCAGTCTGTTCCTCAGCAACCTGGTCCacagcaacctgcacctcagcaacctgcacctcagcaacctgcacctcagcaacctgcacctcagcaacctgcacctcagcaacctgcacctcagcaacctgcacctcagcaacctgcacctcagcaacctgcacctcagcaacctgcacctcagcaacctgcacctcagcaacctgcacctcagcaacctgcacctcagcaacctgcacctcagcaacctgcacctcagcaacctgcacctcagcaacctgcacctcagcaacctgcacctcagcaacctgcacctcagcaacctgcacctcagcaacctggATCTCAGCGGTCGGGACCTCCTGATGCCGTCCCTGCGCCTAAGCTCACCTCCGAACTCCCGGTCGGGGACAAGCTTCCCAACAAATCCACGAGTCATAATGCAACACCGGCTGCTCAGAACGCCCCCACCCCTCCCATCGAATCCAAGCCTACTGTCGCTGAAGCTTTGCAAGGTTCTGTCAGTTCTGCTCCTCCGACTGCTGCCCCTCAGAAAAATGGCCGAGTCATGCCAGCTATCCCGATCGCTGCCCCAAAGGCTGCTCCTCCAATCGCTCACATTCCTACCGCCTCTCGGGGAAATAACCAGTCTATTACTGATGCCACTGCGGCTGCCACAGCTGCAGTTGCTGCCGCCATGGCCAAGTTGCCACAGCCTGGTGCTCAAAAGCAATCCGGACAGCCCGAGGGTGCCGTGGACGCGCTTACGCAGCAGATGAACCACATGCGTCCTTACGACAACAACCGTGCTCCCCGAGGCGGTCACCACCACCCTCGTGGTGGACGCGGCGGTGCTCGTCCTCAGCAGCAGCCCAAGAAAATTGAAGTCCCCCAATCCGATTACGATTTCCAAACTGCAAACGCCAAATTCAACAAGCAGGATCTGGTAAAGGAAGCCATTGCCACCGGAGTTCCTGTTGCAGAAGCTGAGACCCACGCAGCTGAAGAAGCGGAATCTATGGAACCCATGTCAAACGGTGGCGGCGCTTCGTCGAACCACGGCTATAACCGTGGTTCATCCTTCTTCGACAATATCTCGAGTGAGGCTCGCGATCGTGAGGAAAATGCCGGCCGTGTTGGTGGTCGTGAATGGCgcggcgaggaggaaaaacGCAATATGGAAACCTTTGGACAGGGTAGCGTTGATGGCTACCGCCCCAACTACCGCGGTCGTGGCCGTGGCCGCGGCTTTGGTCGTGGTCGAGGTGGTTACAGTCGTGGCTATGGCCGTGGCCGTGGCGGCGGCCGGGTCCCCCCAGAGTCCACTGGTGTCCCATCCCAGGGTTGATCGACATCATGTTTTTAACATGTCCTTCTAGCGATGATTGCTATCTTGTTTTCATATTTCGGGTGGCAAGACCTATGACCGAAACGAATAATTACACTTGAATCTTTTCTAGTCTCTTCGGCGCAATGGCAAATTGGGGCCGGGGCATACTGGGTTGGCCATGCGATACTTCCTGCTATAGCAAATTATGGGTGTTTTCTTGTGTTTCTtgttatctttttttttctttttgtcaCGCATACCCTTTCTGCAGCGTCTTCTGAAATTCCTGGATCCGATGGATtcttcattctcatgttttcACTGTGCAGAAAGTGGCCAATGCACCATGATCTCTCGTGCTCGTCAGCATGGAGCAGATATCGTTATTTTGTGTGTAAACTATCCGAGGAGGAAAAATCCTCCAATGACCTAAATGAAAAaggcataaaaaaaaaggtcgaaTGGCCTTTGACACTGTTTCTTCCCTTGTAGATCAACGTCAACATCAAGAACTCCGTACAGCGTTATAATTCGCCGCACACATCCTCGCCACGTCAAGTTCTTAGACCACCAAAAGCAGCTCGATTCTTCGGTCCCTTTCAGCCTCAAATGTGGAGCTGTTGCTTTGTGAGCTTTCCTTCCTGAACTTGATGCACCACATCCCTGACGTGTCCTACGTTCGCATAGATTGCAAAATGAAAATCACAGTAAGAAGACGGACGAGATAGACAAATCCAAAGAAATAAGAACAAAGGGCTTCCGACACCCTCTGCCCAATTCCAATGTTACTTGATTCCACTATGAAATCGACTGTGTGTAATACGTAACTTTTTATCTAGTCACTGTACTATAAGAGTGTTTTGGGGGGTGAACTCTTGTCCTATCGTAGTATGTTCAGAATTTGTCTTCTCCGTGGCATCACGCAGTATTTCCAACTTCTTTGCCGCTGCATGTcactttgaaaaaaaaaagcctgtTGTTTTCAACGCAGGTTGCCAACCAATTGCCCTGGGATCCGAACAACGTCAAGCTCCCTTCGCGAAAGGATCTTCCCAAAAATTTCCGGTGCACCCGACGGTGCCGCTTGGGTCTGGGGCAAAGCTGATGAGGCGTGATCCTACCACTTACTGTGGAAATGTCTTTTTAATATGGCTGATGCGTCTGGTGCATAGGTGAGCAGATTGAACCTCTTGACGCCGCAGCGGGTCAAGGCATCTGCTGCTGAAATTGAAACCAGTGAGATGGTGCTATTGGAGTGAGTAAAGTGAACTATTACAATATGCTGACACGATATCTAAGCTTACAAGTATCATTATCACGTCTTCCTTTCATCGTGCCCGAAAGGCGGCTTTTGGCCGCGATGGATTCCAGCACAACATCAAACCGCTTGCTGATGGCGTTGCTTATGTTTATACTTACATTATGAACCCGCGAAGGGGGATTCAGTCTGATCTCAACCTTCAAAAGTTGTAGAATAAAACATCTATCTAGAGTGTATTTCCCACCACCATGTTCGGCTAAACCTCGGGCCAAGAATCTCCAACTCCGCATTTCTCCACGTTTCGGCCCGTGTTCAGATGTGGAACTTCTTTTATCTTAGACGACGAAAACTCGGGCTGGATTGCCGTTTCTTTGTGGCGTTGTAACAGCGCATCTCTT
It contains:
- a CDS encoding Six-hairpin glycosidase-like produces the protein MTTSSNRDHFFQTSASLDEQERKDAKSQNTNGNPIRLQGKILAAHPDPWNTGSIYVAQSTGTVRRIILATGETARAFTGPVSPITSLCLSPDGKLLFAGCWDKAIWSWDTTTGQPRQKYEGHADFVRSVTSARLQGYDLLISGGADAQVLVFNIASGERLETFKGHSRGIQDLALDPESETDKPIVFSAGSDREIRQFSIFGGGSTTDPLLPHDTSVYKLFFDNDGDLWTASADKTAKCLVRQDEWKANLTLEHPDFVRDIVVYETGGWVVTACRDEEVRVWNRSTGALHHTFSGHFEEVTGLVLVGSTIVSVGIDATIRQWSLQPDELQQAVELAKRSTEEEKEEEEEKPAESILTAEEEADHDAQGRSPASSTFASTSPRLKWRWQLYSSRHAPARSNPLKPAPTDFVTRGVVSELGYLGISPTSRSIENPITMAASINHSHPRHEVPDTSPKMVNRLQQSKSPYVRAHMNNPVAWQVWDAEAMELAKKHNRLIFLSIGYSACHWCHVMEKESFMSSEVASILNESFVPIKVDREERPDIDDIYMNYVQATTGSGGWPLNVFLTPDLEPVFGGTYWQGPNSTTFTGPEAIGFVEILEKLRDVWQTQQQRCLDSAKEITKQLREFAEEGTHSQQGDRDDDNDEDMDIELLEEAYQHFASRYDSVNGGFGRAPKFPTPSNLSFLLRLGAYPTQVMDVVGHDECEQATAMAVTTLVNMARGGIRDHIGHGFARYSVTTDWGLPHFEKMLYDQAQLLDVYVDAFRLTHDPELLGAVYDLAAYLTSAPIQSPTGGFFSSEDADSYPHPNDTEKREGAFYVWSLKELTSVLGPRDAPVCAKHWGVLPDGNVPPEYDPHDEFMNQNVLSIRATPSKLAKDFGLSEEEVVKIIKSSKQKLHDYRERSRGRPDLDDKIIVAWNGLAIGALAKCSVLFEEIESSKAVYCREAAARAISFIKDKLFDKTTGQLWRIYRGGNRGDTPGFADDYAYLASGLLDMYDATYDDSYLQFAERLQKYLNEYFLAQSGSTATGYYSTPSVITPGMPGPLLRLKTGTESATPSVNGVIARNLLRLSALLEDESYRTLARQTCNTFAVEIIQHPFLFVGMLDVIVGLQIGTRTVTGVFSTANISSIPNPRGDTLPSRNDEPVSALDLIRQRVRAEAGVAVSSSIVVTSIVDIRPSHLKDFVRNQSFWLKSRNALFQDLKAAEPTKNYLMVCEAGRCQIIDI
- a CDS encoding DFDF motif: MEMNHLIGQRFNLISKSDIRYVGTLHEINPEASTIALENVMSFGSEGRRGNPAEEVPPSTGVYEYIVFRGSDVKDISIAGEDQKDPVPQEVPRVPEDPAILGGVQRPAPPQGPDSGPAPQNLPPQGPSHGPPQLPQGAGPNPPGYPPQHQFQQGYYPSYGQRFGPPPPFPPGPGFPPYGTPPGWYPPPGHGFPPGPGQFQPPMPIGPGQQSVPQQPGPQQPAPQQPAPQQPAPQQPAPQQPAPQQPAPQQPAPQQPAPQQPAPQQPAPQQPAPQQPAPQQPAPQQPAPQQPAPQQPAPQQPAPQQPAPQQPAPQQPAPQQPGSQRSGPPDAVPAPKLTSELPVGDKLPNKSTSHNATPAAQNAPTPPIESKPTVAEALQGSVSSAPPTAAPQKNGRVMPAIPIAAPKAAPPIAHIPTASRGNNQSITDATAAATAAVAAAMAKLPQPGAQKQSGQPEGAVDALTQQMNHMRPYDNNRAPRGGHHHPRGGRGGARPQQQPKKIEVPQSDYDFQTANAKFNKQDLVKEAIATGVPVAEAETHAAEEAESMEPMSNGGGASSNHGYNRGSSFFDNISSEARDREENAGRVGGREWRGEEEKRNMETFGQGSVDGYRPNYRGRGRGRGFGRGRGGYSRGYGRGRGGGRVPPESTGVPSQG